The genomic interval ACACCGCCGAATTGATGGTCCTGGTCAAGCACCCGATGGAAACCGGGCTGCGCAAGGACAAGGTGACGAAGAAAGTCATCCCCGCCCACTTCATTCAGAAGATGAACGTGATTCACAACGGCAAGGAAATTGCGGATGCCGATCTCGGTATCGCCGTCGCCAAGAATCCGATCATGGGATTCGGTCTGAAGAATGCCAAGACCGGTGACAAGGTCAAGGTCAGCTGGTCGGACAACAAGGGTGAGTCCGGCTCGGCCGAAAAGACCATCGAACTGTAAGAAACCGCAGTCTGAAAAAGCCGCCTTCGGGCGGCTTTTTTATTTTCCGTCTTCCGCGAGAATCCCGCCGGCAAGGCGCGCGGCACCAAAGGCGCTTTCCTGCGACACGGCCGGCAATACCGGCACGCCCAGCTTGCGCTCGCGGATGCGTGACCAC from Acidiferrobacteraceae bacterium carries:
- the soxZ gene encoding thiosulfate oxidation carrier complex protein SoxZ is translated as MANNHAIKMRVRDLGDNTAELMVLVKHPMETGLRKDKVTKKVIPAHFIQKMNVIHNGKEIADADLGIAVAKNPIMGFGLKNAKTGDKVKVSWSDNKGESGSAEKTIEL